In a genomic window of Methanolobus chelungpuianus:
- a CDS encoding hydrogenase iron-sulfur subunit → MTDNEWEPKIVAFCCNWCSYGGADTAGMGRFQQPSSLRIIRVMCSGRIDPMHVLNAFLEGADAVLVTGCHIGDCHYVNGNYKAEVRYRFLEEMVRELGLEPERLQLNWISASEGEKFANFVRDVTAQVKQLGPSPLKPEGVN, encoded by the coding sequence ATGACAGACAATGAATGGGAACCAAAGATAGTGGCCTTCTGCTGCAACTGGTGCAGCTACGGCGGTGCAGATACGGCAGGCATGGGCAGGTTCCAGCAACCCTCGTCCCTGAGGATCATCAGGGTCATGTGTTCGGGACGTATCGACCCGATGCATGTGCTCAATGCATTCCTTGAAGGTGCAGATGCAGTGCTTGTGACAGGATGCCATATCGGTGACTGTCACTATGTTAACGGCAACTACAAAGCCGAGGTGAGGTACCGTTTCCTTGAGGAAATGGTCAGGGAGCTCGGACTGGAACCGGAGCGACTCCAGCTCAACTGGATAAGCGCCAGTGAGGGAGAGAAGTTCGCGAATTTCGTGAGGGATGTCACCGCACAGGTAAAGCAGCTGGGACCAAGTCCCCTGAAACCTGAGGGGGTGAACTGA
- a CDS encoding CoB--CoM heterodisulfide reductase iron-sulfur subunit A family protein: protein MAQEESITETEEFIETEEASDPRIGVFVCECGVNIGGVVNCRAVADYAATLPGVVHSTVNKYTCSDAGQSEIKQAIMEYDLNRVLVASCTPKTHESIFRACVEEGGLNPYLFEFVNIREHCSWIHMQDKESATMKASELVRMGISRARLLEPLQSTEVPVTNRALVIGAGVAGMQAALDIADMGYKVYLVEKNPSIGGKMAQLDKTFPTNDCSICILGPKMVEVSRNRNIELMTYSEVEEVNGYVGNFKAKVRHKPRFVDITTCTGCGLCVQKCPIEVPDFEFNEGIGTRKAIYVPFPQAVPLRAVVDRSVCIDCGACSKACESHSINMEQEETFSDLEVGVIVVTTGYDVYNPEPTHDFGYGLYDNVITGMELERLLNASGPTMGKLVRPSDVRPPKRIGFIQCVGSRDKKRNRYCSGFCCMYALKDAQLIREKYPDSEVYIMYMDIRAPFRNYEEFYDRARDMGIKFIRGKPGRVTEDKDSNITVRVEDTLTNNIYNLELDLLVLSVGAVASESSERVRQLLKVSRAADGFMMEAHPKLKPVDTTLDGIFIGGVTQGPKDIPYSVSQGSACAARATRYLAQGKASTEGITVDVDRDTCVGCGICVPMCPFQALSMTDGKLEIIKALCKGCGTCAVACPTGALQQDHFKNNQILAQVRSAFIFEGE from the coding sequence ATGGCTCAAGAAGAATCAATCACTGAGACTGAAGAATTCATTGAAACTGAAGAAGCAAGTGACCCCAGGATAGGGGTTTTTGTATGCGAGTGTGGCGTGAACATAGGCGGCGTTGTGAACTGCAGGGCTGTGGCGGACTATGCTGCCACGCTGCCTGGAGTTGTGCATTCCACTGTTAACAAGTATACATGCAGTGATGCAGGACAGTCAGAGATCAAGCAGGCGATAATGGAATATGATCTTAACCGCGTCCTTGTGGCATCATGCACACCCAAGACACATGAATCCATATTCAGGGCATGTGTGGAGGAAGGAGGCCTGAACCCTTACCTTTTCGAATTTGTCAACATACGGGAGCACTGCAGCTGGATACACATGCAGGACAAGGAGAGTGCTACAATGAAAGCCAGTGAGCTTGTGCGCATGGGTATTTCCAGGGCAAGGCTCCTTGAACCTCTCCAGTCCACAGAGGTTCCCGTCACAAACAGGGCGCTTGTCATCGGAGCCGGCGTTGCGGGCATGCAGGCGGCCCTGGATATAGCCGACATGGGATACAAGGTCTACCTGGTGGAAAAGAACCCCTCCATAGGAGGCAAGATGGCACAGCTTGACAAGACTTTCCCGACCAATGACTGCAGCATCTGTATCCTTGGTCCCAAGATGGTGGAAGTGTCAAGGAACAGGAATATCGAACTAATGACATATTCCGAAGTGGAGGAAGTGAATGGTTACGTAGGCAACTTTAAGGCAAAGGTCAGGCATAAGCCCCGCTTCGTGGATATCACCACCTGTACAGGATGCGGATTATGTGTCCAGAAATGCCCTATAGAGGTTCCGGACTTTGAGTTCAATGAGGGCATTGGTACAAGGAAGGCCATCTACGTTCCGTTCCCACAGGCAGTGCCGCTCAGGGCAGTCGTGGACAGGTCTGTGTGCATAGACTGCGGAGCCTGCAGTAAAGCCTGTGAGAGCCATTCCATTAATATGGAGCAGGAAGAGACGTTCTCCGACCTTGAAGTAGGGGTGATTGTTGTCACCACCGGGTACGATGTATATAATCCGGAACCGACACATGACTTTGGCTACGGCCTCTACGACAATGTCATTACCGGAATGGAGCTTGAGCGCCTGCTCAACGCCAGCGGCCCCACCATGGGCAAGCTTGTCAGGCCCAGCGATGTCAGGCCTCCGAAGAGGATAGGTTTTATCCAGTGCGTGGGCAGCAGGGACAAGAAACGCAACAGGTACTGCTCAGGCTTCTGCTGCATGTATGCGCTTAAAGATGCACAGCTCATCAGGGAAAAGTATCCCGACTCCGAAGTATATATCATGTACATGGACATCAGGGCGCCCTTCAGGAACTATGAGGAGTTCTATGACAGGGCAAGGGACATGGGCATCAAGTTCATCCGCGGAAAGCCGGGCCGGGTGACCGAAGACAAGGATAGCAACATCACGGTCCGCGTGGAAGACACCCTGACAAACAATATCTATAACCTTGAGCTTGACCTGCTGGTGCTCAGCGTGGGCGCAGTTGCCAGTGAGAGCTCGGAGCGCGTCAGGCAGCTGCTCAAGGTCAGCAGGGCGGCGGATGGCTTCATGATGGAAGCACATCCCAAGCTCAAGCCGGTGGACACTACCCTTGACGGCATCTTCATCGGTGGCGTGACCCAGGGGCCAAAGGACATACCGTACTCGGTATCCCAGGGAAGCGCCTGCGCTGCGAGGGCTACGCGCTACCTGGCCCAGGGCAAGGCTAGCACTGAAGGCATTACCGTTGACGTAGATCGCGATACCTGCGTGGGATGCGGTATCTGCGTGCCCATGTGTCCTTTCCAGGCATTATCCATGACAGACGGAAAACTGGAGATAATCAAGGCACTCTGCAAGGGCTGCGGTACCTGCGCCGTAGCATGTCCCACAGGAGCCCTGCAGCAGGATCATTTCAAGAATAACCAGATTCTTGCCCAGGTAAGGAGCGCTTTCATATTCGAGGGAGAATAA
- the hdrA2 gene encoding CoB-CoM heterodisulfide reductase HdrA2: MRIGVYICHCGLNIAHVINVRSLQEKAGSLEDVAVVRDIQFMCSDSGQDAIIEDIKENKLDRILVAACSPHLHEPTFKRVLTKAGLNPFMLEMANIREQCSWVHQEEPQMATQKAFDLIRMGVARLRLLDPLQVQKVPVTKDVLVIGGGVAGIEAALTLADSGYHVVMVEKEPTIGGKMALLNEVFPTNDCSICVLAPKMTDVQNHPNIDLITMAEVSEVTGSVGNFHVTVKRRPRYVDEDKCKGCVEECGRVCPVEMANPFDSGLGKTKAINMPIPQAVPQVVYIDSKYCVGCGLCKQACPADAIDYTQQEESLEFTVGAIILATGYSLFDAARKTEYGYGLYPDVITNMELERLLNAAGPTRGKVVVPSTGQIPGKVAFIQCVGSRDEKVGNPYCSRVCCMASMKNAQLLKERYPDIEISIHYIDVRASGEMYEEYYARTQSMGIDFIRGRVAEVMPDAAGRLYLRYEDTLAGEVHEEPYDLVVLATGLENVPDADRISRVFNLSRRPDRFFSIAHPKMKPVDSHVKGIYIAGCASGPKEIQVSIAQGSAAASKAMQLLSKGELESDPLSAHVEADACIGCGICEDVCKFNKISMVDRKAVVEELSCMGCGACSASCPSDAITMRNSTDEQIMAQIQAATEVRSEFPLIIAFLCNWCSYTCADLAGTSRIQYPTNIRPIRVSCAGRVDPAFVLESFERGADGVLVAGCRLGECHYVFANYHAKHRMESLQKVLDDIGIAPQRLRVEWISAAEGERFANSIRTFVEELEKIGPIGSELQEGPQ; this comes from the coding sequence ATGCGGATCGGTGTCTACATCTGTCACTGCGGGCTGAACATAGCTCATGTAATCAACGTCAGATCCCTTCAGGAGAAGGCAGGCAGCTTAGAGGATGTTGCAGTTGTCAGGGATATCCAGTTCATGTGCTCCGATTCAGGGCAGGATGCTATTATCGAGGACATCAAGGAGAACAAGCTTGACCGCATACTGGTGGCTGCATGCTCTCCACACCTGCACGAGCCTACCTTCAAGAGAGTGCTCACAAAGGCCGGGCTCAATCCGTTCATGCTTGAAATGGCCAACATCAGGGAGCAGTGTTCATGGGTGCATCAGGAAGAGCCTCAGATGGCCACGCAAAAGGCCTTCGACCTTATAAGGATGGGAGTCGCCAGGCTGCGGTTGCTTGATCCCCTCCAGGTCCAGAAAGTACCGGTCACCAAAGATGTGCTTGTCATCGGGGGAGGTGTTGCAGGCATCGAGGCCGCGCTGACCCTGGCGGATTCCGGCTACCATGTGGTCATGGTCGAAAAGGAGCCCACCATCGGCGGTAAGATGGCCCTGCTCAACGAGGTCTTCCCAACCAACGACTGCTCTATATGCGTGCTGGCGCCCAAGATGACCGATGTGCAGAACCATCCGAACATCGATCTCATCACTATGGCAGAGGTTAGCGAGGTCACGGGGTCCGTGGGCAATTTCCACGTTACCGTGAAGCGCAGGCCAAGGTATGTGGATGAGGACAAATGCAAGGGCTGTGTGGAAGAGTGCGGACGCGTGTGCCCTGTGGAGATGGCCAATCCCTTCGACTCCGGTCTCGGGAAGACAAAGGCCATCAACATGCCCATACCCCAAGCGGTCCCGCAGGTGGTCTATATCGATAGTAAGTACTGTGTGGGATGCGGTCTCTGTAAACAGGCATGCCCTGCAGATGCCATTGATTATACTCAGCAGGAGGAAAGTCTTGAATTCACTGTCGGGGCCATCATCCTTGCAACAGGATACAGTCTCTTCGATGCGGCACGCAAGACTGAGTACGGATATGGTTTGTATCCGGACGTGATAACAAATATGGAGCTCGAGCGACTGCTCAATGCAGCCGGTCCCACAAGAGGGAAAGTGGTGGTCCCTTCCACAGGCCAGATACCCGGAAAGGTGGCCTTCATCCAGTGCGTGGGTTCAAGGGACGAGAAGGTCGGCAACCCATACTGTTCCAGGGTCTGCTGCATGGCCAGCATGAAGAATGCACAGCTGCTTAAGGAACGCTATCCCGATATTGAGATCAGTATCCACTATATTGATGTCCGTGCATCCGGGGAGATGTACGAGGAATATTACGCAAGGACCCAGTCCATGGGTATAGATTTCATCCGGGGCAGGGTGGCGGAAGTGATGCCTGATGCCGCCGGCAGGCTCTACCTGCGCTATGAGGACACCCTGGCAGGCGAGGTCCATGAGGAGCCCTATGACCTTGTTGTACTGGCGACCGGCCTGGAGAATGTCCCTGATGCAGACCGGATATCACGCGTGTTCAACCTTTCCCGTCGTCCGGACCGGTTCTTCTCAATAGCCCATCCCAAGATGAAGCCGGTGGATTCCCATGTAAAGGGTATTTACATAGCAGGCTGCGCCTCGGGACCCAAGGAGATACAGGTCTCCATAGCTCAGGGCAGTGCTGCAGCCTCCAAGGCAATGCAGCTACTTTCAAAGGGTGAGCTGGAGTCCGATCCTCTCAGCGCCCACGTGGAAGCCGATGCATGTATAGGATGTGGCATCTGTGAGGATGTGTGCAAGTTCAATAAGATAAGCATGGTTGACCGCAAGGCGGTTGTGGAAGAGCTGTCCTGCATGGGCTGTGGTGCATGCAGCGCCTCATGCCCCTCGGATGCAATAACCATGCGCAACAGCACCGATGAGCAGATTATGGCGCAGATCCAGGCAGCCACCGAGGTAAGGTCGGAGTTCCCGCTTATAATAGCGTTCCTGTGCAACTGGTGCAGCTACACATGCGCAGACCTTGCAGGTACGTCAAGGATACAGTACCCCACCAATATCAGGCCCATCAGGGTCTCCTGCGCCGGACGCGTGGACCCCGCATTCGTGCTTGAGTCTTTCGAGCGCGGGGCCGACGGCGTGCTGGTTGCCGGTTGCCGGCTGGGAGAGTGCCACTACGTATTTGCGAACTATCATGCTAAGCACAGGATGGAATCCCTGCAGAAAGTGCTGGATGATATCGGTATAGCTCCGCAGCGCCTTCGGGTCGAGTGGATATCCGCAGCAGAAGGTGAAAGGTTTGCAAACTCCATCCGGACCTTCGTGGAAGAGCTGGAAAAGATTGGTCCGATAGGTTCGGAACTGCAGGAGGGGCCGCAGTGA
- the hdrB gene encoding CoB--CoM heterodisulfide reductase subunit B, with the protein MTELSLFLGCVAPNRYPGIEVAAKKVFSRLGVELADLEGASCCPAPGVFKSLDKVTWLTLASRNITLSEKKSDDILTICNGCFSTLKDANDILKEDATLKKEVNSKLAEIGHEYRGTQDVRHVIEYLYREVGTDRVREAVTRPLNLRVAVHYGCHLIQPLKDSNLEIADEPTFFDELVEATGATSVDYEDKMSCCGAGGGARTAVLDATLKIANKKLEHMKEAGADCIVDACPFCHLQFDMGQSEINQKFGTNYDLPVLHYTQLLGLAMGFSPEELGIAMNAVDTSRFIEKVKTETLENEVCTSV; encoded by the coding sequence ATGACAGAGCTCTCGCTGTTCCTGGGTTGTGTCGCACCTAACAGGTATCCGGGAATAGAAGTTGCTGCCAAGAAAGTATTCTCAAGACTGGGTGTTGAACTTGCCGATCTTGAAGGAGCCTCCTGCTGCCCTGCACCAGGGGTCTTCAAGTCCCTCGATAAGGTCACCTGGCTGACCCTTGCGTCAAGGAACATCACCCTCTCCGAAAAGAAAAGTGATGATATTCTCACTATCTGTAACGGATGCTTCAGTACCCTTAAGGATGCAAACGACATCCTCAAGGAGGATGCCACCCTCAAGAAAGAGGTCAATTCCAAGCTCGCAGAGATAGGACACGAGTACAGAGGTACCCAGGATGTCAGGCATGTCATTGAGTATCTTTATCGGGAAGTAGGGACTGACAGGGTAAGGGAGGCGGTCACAAGGCCGCTGAACCTCAGGGTTGCCGTACACTATGGTTGCCATCTCATTCAGCCACTTAAGGATTCAAACCTGGAGATCGCTGATGAGCCCACTTTCTTTGACGAGCTTGTTGAGGCAACTGGAGCTACCAGTGTGGACTACGAGGATAAGATGAGCTGCTGCGGCGCCGGAGGCGGAGCCAGGACCGCGGTCCTTGACGCAACCCTGAAGATAGCTAACAAGAAGCTCGAACACATGAAAGAGGCAGGAGCAGATTGCATTGTCGACGCCTGTCCGTTCTGTCACCTGCAGTTCGACATGGGACAGTCGGAGATCAACCAGAAGTTCGGAACGAACTATGACCTGCCGGTCCTGCATTATACACAGCTTCTGGGACTTGCCATGGGCTTCTCGCCGGAAGAGCTGGGCATAGCCATGAACGCTGTTGATACCTCCAGGTTTATCGAAAAGGTAAAGACGGAAACCTTAGAGAACGAAGTCTGCACCAGTGTATGA
- a CDS encoding tyrosine-type recombinase/integrase, whose amino-acid sequence MIDYEQLIDKWIADDVKYKKGDWRIGKKLLPEQRETLGRYSRNCRRNRKHSFKTIYNTINVLHRLSLSIQKPYEEMTAHELEDYLLSRKISDSALNTEKMIVQTFFKYIYSTDYKPEPVKWIKCKTEPRKYTSDDVLTIEEIDLMISKCKSTRDKTLVAMFYDTGGRIGELIENSNYGDLKQDNRGMYIRVRGKTGERPIRLKDSVVYLNDYLDDHPSKKPSDPLFVSNDVKRLSTRQAYRIVKNAARDAKIEKNVFPHLFRHTKITHMAPLVSDQILKKQFGWKPSSRMTENYVHVSEDMQDRAICEAYGIKITEEEDVKNELRTIKCNNCQTVNPYSYAKCSNCKLFLHQDDNQLVETPEEITRKSVIQVLDEFGISATELKIMAYQKAKQKKLKAQQEDEEEYFKYGGGNMDDYKWMEKMNEEGNF is encoded by the coding sequence ATGATAGATTATGAGCAACTAATTGATAAATGGATTGCTGATGATGTAAAATATAAAAAAGGGGACTGGCGAATTGGAAAGAAATTGTTGCCTGAACAAAGAGAAACATTAGGAAGATATTCTAGAAACTGCAGGCGAAATAGAAAACACTCATTTAAGACTATTTATAATACAATTAATGTGCTACACAGACTGTCTTTATCAATCCAAAAACCATATGAAGAGATGACTGCTCATGAATTGGAAGATTATCTATTAAGCAGGAAAATATCTGATTCTGCCCTTAATACTGAAAAAATGATTGTACAAACCTTTTTCAAGTATATCTATAGCACAGATTATAAGCCAGAGCCGGTCAAGTGGATCAAATGCAAGACGGAACCAAGAAAATACACATCTGATGATGTGCTGACAATCGAAGAGATCGATTTGATGATCTCTAAATGTAAAAGTACACGTGATAAAACACTTGTTGCAATGTTCTATGATACTGGTGGAAGAATCGGAGAGCTGATAGAGAATAGCAATTATGGTGATCTAAAACAAGATAACAGGGGTATGTATATCCGTGTTAGAGGCAAGACAGGTGAGAGACCAATAAGGCTAAAGGATTCTGTTGTCTATCTGAATGATTACCTTGATGACCATCCTTCTAAAAAGCCATCTGATCCTTTGTTTGTTTCAAATGATGTTAAGAGATTAAGCACTCGACAAGCATACCGTATTGTAAAGAATGCCGCAAGAGACGCAAAAATTGAAAAAAATGTTTTCCCACATCTCTTCAGGCACACCAAGATCACGCATATGGCTCCACTAGTATCTGATCAGATACTGAAAAAACAGTTTGGATGGAAACCAAGCAGCAGGATGACAGAGAATTATGTACATGTATCCGAAGATATGCAGGACCGAGCCATCTGTGAAGCATATGGCATTAAGATTACTGAAGAAGAAGACGTGAAAAATGAGTTGAGAACTATTAAGTGTAACAACTGCCAGACAGTAAATCCATATAGCTATGCAAAATGTTCCAATTGCAAGCTTTTCTTGCATCAAGACGATAACCAGTTAGTTGAAACACCTGAAGAGATCACCCGTAAATCAGTCATACAAGTGCTGGATGAATTTGGAATCAGTGCAACAGAACTAAAAATAATGGCATACCAAAAAGCCAAACAGAAGAAATTGAAGGCGCAACAGGAAGATGAGGAGGAGTATTTCAAATATGGCGGTGGGAATATGGATGATTACAAATGGATGGAGAAAATGAATGAAGAGGGAAACTTCTAA
- a CDS encoding Coenzyme F420 hydrogenase/dehydrogenase, beta subunit C-terminal domain: MVRVGDKLIGYATDPDVRSRGASGGLVTAVLAAALEKGLVEGVVVLKRIDEYEAIPVITDDVQEVLASGGSMHAVPVNLAKYAAGRKIAMPGKPCDVRGVIEQAKRNGVDLESTYIVGLNCGGTMHPVVTREMLVRMYETDPEDVAGEEIEKGKLIFRTKDGEEKAISIDELEDAGYGRRENCRYCTVKIPTSADLACGNWGVIGEVAGSATFCEVMNEKGKRLLDNAIDVGFVEVRPADGKAIAIREKVNSAMLKLGDEWKERVFTGIPDQERLTYYMEQFADCIHCGACKEVCPVCTCGEDSKCTMFHSLADNYRMSMYHMVRLLHLSDSCIGCGQCSDVCPVDIPVTSIFRRFADPAQKKRNYEPGMDLTRPPFLEVMLK; encoded by the coding sequence ATGGTCAGGGTAGGGGACAAACTGATTGGATACGCGACCGATCCGGATGTTCGGAGCAGGGGAGCATCCGGTGGGTTAGTCACCGCAGTCCTGGCCGCAGCCCTTGAGAAAGGACTTGTGGAAGGCGTGGTCGTGCTCAAGCGCATAGATGAGTACGAAGCCATACCAGTGATCACAGACGATGTGCAGGAAGTGCTGGCATCCGGAGGCAGCATGCATGCAGTGCCCGTGAACCTGGCAAAATATGCCGCGGGCAGGAAGATAGCCATGCCGGGCAAACCATGCGATGTCAGGGGTGTCATCGAGCAGGCCAAGCGTAATGGGGTCGATCTTGAGAGCACATACATCGTGGGACTCAACTGCGGAGGGACGATGCATCCCGTGGTCACCAGGGAGATGCTCGTCAGGATGTATGAGACAGACCCGGAGGATGTAGCCGGTGAGGAGATCGAGAAGGGCAAGCTCATCTTCAGGACAAAGGACGGGGAAGAGAAAGCCATATCCATAGACGAGCTCGAGGACGCAGGCTATGGAAGGCGTGAGAACTGCCGCTACTGCACCGTGAAGATACCCACAAGTGCCGACCTTGCATGCGGTAACTGGGGAGTCATCGGTGAGGTGGCAGGAAGTGCCACCTTCTGCGAGGTCATGAACGAGAAGGGTAAACGCCTGCTTGATAATGCCATTGATGTCGGATTTGTGGAAGTCCGGCCTGCTGACGGGAAAGCTATAGCTATCAGGGAAAAGGTCAACAGCGCCATGCTCAAGCTGGGAGACGAATGGAAAGAAAGGGTCTTTACCGGGATACCCGACCAGGAGCGTCTCACATATTACATGGAGCAGTTCGCTGACTGTATCCACTGCGGGGCCTGCAAGGAGGTCTGCCCTGTATGCACATGCGGCGAAGATTCCAAATGCACCATGTTCCACAGTCTTGCAGACAACTACCGGATGAGCATGTACCATATGGTCCGCCTGCTCCATCTTTCCGACAGCTGTATCGGCTGTGGACAATGTTCAGATGTATGCCCGGTGGATATCCCGGTAACCAGCATCTTCAGGCGCTTTGCGGATCCTGCCCAGAAGAAGCGCAACTATGAGCCGGGCATGGATCTCACCAGGCCGCCTTTCCTGGAGGTGATGCTGAAATGA
- a CDS encoding 4Fe-4S dicluster domain-containing protein, whose translation MSSNIERCYQCGQCTAACPMAEQEQAYKIRRFLQMEKLGLKSEEPMAIPFIFYCTTCYKCQDNCPQGVKIVDGLLSIREAAVRNGNILPAHRKIGQMLMDSGHAVPGNEDAKKRRLQLGLTEMPPTVASSEKQLNDIKILLNLSGFDQIVAEEKA comes from the coding sequence ATGTCGTCAAATATCGAACGCTGCTACCAGTGTGGGCAATGCACAGCCGCCTGCCCGATGGCTGAGCAGGAACAGGCCTACAAGATCAGAAGGTTCCTGCAGATGGAGAAGCTTGGCCTTAAAAGTGAAGAGCCAATGGCTATCCCGTTCATATTCTATTGCACGACCTGCTATAAGTGCCAGGACAACTGCCCTCAGGGTGTAAAGATAGTCGATGGCCTGCTTAGCATAAGGGAAGCTGCTGTGCGCAATGGTAACATACTGCCTGCTCACAGGAAGATCGGGCAGATGCTCATGGACAGCGGCCACGCAGTCCCGGGCAACGAGGATGCAAAGAAGAGGCGTCTGCAGCTGGGACTCACGGAGATGCCACCCACCGTTGCAAGCTCAGAGAAGCAGCTTAACGATATCAAGATACTGTTGAACCTGTCTGGTTTTGACCAGATAGTTGCCGAGGAGAAGGCATGA
- a CDS encoding 4Fe-4S binding protein codes for MTGPEGSKEEESLSVSREMDVDGSRFIYRLITDRSVKLLDYDYKRCMGCGICVGLCPTKALELGPIKEIATGLDAPPVMMDLDKCTFCSMCASFCPVDAFRMSQEGDLPEQENFPELDTHVRMNEKCLPCAICRAACPEDAIDVEFTFRKKEEIAPFRDRSGGDAEGEIEIDTDKCNFCGLCAEFCDAFLLVEKEPTPTDPNPFELLLVDEDKCDYCVLCQDLCPEDAIRVIGEKRGEAPKIEGRLVVDDDKCTRCTWCQAVCPYEAVDIKKPFEGELTLIDANIGKCDPQGCHGCFNVCPSHLWYVPGDGKNNIAIKEDYCIYCGACVNACPKDVMKVSRTGVSHTGIPDSPWAGQWRDAVDFIKTGKRNYPDISRTLSVEKELPREHIEVELPDIDPSHLEAAKKRLEKASSLLSSPKFRKDVEAKVKESGAEKQ; via the coding sequence GTGACGGGACCGGAAGGCTCAAAGGAGGAAGAGTCTCTCTCTGTAAGCAGGGAAATGGATGTGGATGGCTCCCGTTTCATTTACCGTCTGATCACTGACAGATCGGTTAAGCTCCTTGATTACGATTACAAGCGCTGTATGGGATGCGGTATCTGTGTGGGGCTCTGTCCCACGAAAGCCTTGGAGCTCGGGCCAATAAAGGAGATAGCCACCGGCCTCGATGCGCCACCGGTGATGATGGACCTTGATAAGTGCACCTTTTGTTCCATGTGCGCAAGCTTCTGCCCGGTGGATGCTTTCAGGATGAGCCAGGAAGGGGATCTTCCTGAGCAGGAGAATTTCCCGGAACTGGACACGCATGTCCGCATGAATGAGAAGTGTCTTCCCTGTGCTATCTGCAGGGCAGCCTGCCCGGAAGATGCGATCGATGTGGAATTCACCTTCAGGAAAAAGGAAGAGATAGCTCCGTTCAGGGATAGGTCAGGAGGGGATGCCGAAGGCGAGATAGAGATCGATACGGACAAATGTAACTTCTGCGGCCTTTGCGCAGAGTTCTGCGACGCCTTCCTCCTTGTGGAAAAGGAACCAACGCCCACAGACCCGAACCCATTCGAGCTCCTGCTTGTGGATGAGGACAAGTGCGATTACTGCGTGCTCTGCCAGGACCTCTGTCCCGAGGATGCCATCCGCGTAATAGGGGAAAAACGCGGTGAGGCTCCGAAAATCGAAGGAAGGCTTGTGGTGGATGATGACAAATGCACCAGATGCACATGGTGCCAGGCAGTATGTCCCTACGAGGCAGTCGATATCAAAAAACCTTTTGAGGGCGAGCTTACTCTCATTGACGCCAACATCGGCAAATGTGACCCTCAGGGCTGCCACGGATGCTTCAATGTCTGCCCCTCGCATCTGTGGTACGTGCCTGGGGATGGCAAGAACAACATCGCGATAAAGGAGGATTACTGCATTTACTGCGGCGCATGTGTAAATGCCTGTCCCAAGGATGTAATGAAGGTCTCACGTACCGGGGTTTCCCATACAGGCATCCCCGATTCGCCATGGGCGGGCCAGTGGCGGGACGCAGTGGACTTCATAAAGACCGGAAAGCGCAACTATCCTGACATCTCAAGAACACTATCCGTAGAAAAAGAGCTTCCACGGGAGCATATTGAAGTGGAACTGCCTGATATCGACCCTTCCCATCTGGAAGCTGCAAAGAAGCGCCTGGAAAAGGCAAGCTCGCTGCTCAGCAGTCCTAAGTTCAGGAAAGATGTAGAGGCGAAAGTAAAGGAATCAGGTGCAGAGAAACAATAA